TACGATGCTTGCCACGAAATCGGCCAGCAGCAGCAGCGCGCCAAAGAGCACAAAGATAAACGCCAGCAGCTCAGGGTTCAAAAAGATGTGTGTTGCGGACAGACGATTGCTAAGCGCGATCGTGTGCATGAACATCCGCCCAACGCCGCGCCAGTCGAAGAGCGCCTCGACCAGGATCAGCCCGCTCACCAGGAAGCGCAGCGATTGGCCCATCGCGACCATCACCGGCGCGACGATGTTGGGCAGCGCATGACGCCAGAGCAGCGCGGGCCAGCTCAGGCCCTTGCCCAGCGCCACGCGGGCGTAATCCTGCTGGAGCTCGTGCTCTAGCAATCCCGCCGTGATATACGCGACGTAGAGCACAGGCCGCACGGCCAGCGTGATCGTCGGGATGATCAGATGCGCGTCCAGGCCAAAGCCCTGGATCGGAATGAACGTGCCACGGCCCCAGTAGAGGTAGCGCGAGCCGTACAGGATCGCCGCGATCAGCACGCTGCCCAGGAAGAAGCCCGGCAGCGCCGAGCCGATCGTCAGCACAAGCTGCGCCCGTGGCGCGATCCGCCTGGTGTCGCGGCGGATCGCCAGCATGCCCAGCAGCGGCCCCAGCACCACGATCAGCGCCAGCGCCAGCCCGACCAAGATCAGGCTATTCTTGAGCGGCGTGGCGATGTAGGCCGGAATAGGCGACTTATCGATCGCGCCGAAGTTGCCCGCGAGCGCCCGCCTGAGATACTCGCCGTACGACGAAAAGAAGGGCGGCGCAGCCTCCCGCTCGACCAGCCGCCCAAAGGAGTTGACGAATTGGCGCGGGCCGAAGCTGTGGGCGTAGAAGAAGCCAAAGGCGTTGAGCAGCGGCACGAGCACGACGATCAGCGCCAGCTTGCGGGCGATCAGGCGGACCACGACGATCTCCTAGTCTACAAACGCTGGTAGCACAGGTTTAACCACCAAACGCGGCGCGCGGTTCAACGTCCCATACAAAACACAGACGGCTCGCCCGAAAGCAAGCCGCCCACACTGCCATGATCCGAGATCGTGGCCGCTACATGCCCGAACCGATCGCCGCCGACTCTTCGCGCTGACCGGCCTCGCGGCTGAACTGAAGCGAGTACAGCCGACTGTACAGCCCGCCCATTGCCATCAGCTCGTGGTGGCTGCCCAGCTCGACGATCCGCCCGCTCTCCATCACCGCGATCCGGTTGGCGATCTGCACCGTCGAAAGCCGATGCGCGATCACGAACGTTGTTCGGCCTCGCATCAGCCGCTCCAGCGCCTCCTGCACCAGCGCCTCCGACTCCGAGTCGAGCGCCGATGTGGCCTCGTCAAGGATCAGGATGCGCGGATCTTTGAGCAGCGCCCGCGCAATCGCCACACGCTGCCGCTGCCCGCCCGACAGCTTCACGCCGCGCTCGCCGACGACCGTGTTGTAGCCCTGCGGCAGCTCCTTGATGAAGCGATGCGCGTTCGCGGCCTCAGCCGCCTCGATCATCTCGGCCTCGGTCGCGTCGAGCTTGCCGTAGAGGATGTTCTCGCGGATCGACCCTGAGAAGAGCAGCGTCTCCTGCGGCACGATCCCGATCTGCTCGCGCAGCGTGTGCAGCTTCACATCGCGCAGATCGTAGCCGTCGATCGTGATCGCGCCGCCGGTCGGATCGTAGAAGCGCGGGATCATATTGACCAGCGTGGTCTTGCCCGCGCCGCTCGGCCCGACCAGCGCCAGGATCTCGCCCGGCTGCATGCTGATCGTGATCCCGCGCAGCACCGGCTCGTAGCCCTCGTTGCTCTCGTAGGCAAACTGCACCCCGTCGAAGACGATCGCGCCCTTAACCGGCGGCAGCGGAATTGCGTCGGGCTTGTCTCGAATGTCGGGCTCGGTATCCAGGATCGCAAACACGCGCTGTGTCGCGCCCAGCGCCTC
This is a stretch of genomic DNA from Herpetosiphonaceae bacterium. It encodes these proteins:
- a CDS encoding ABC transporter permease, which codes for MVRLIARKLALIVVLVPLLNAFGFFYAHSFGPRQFVNSFGRLVEREAAPPFFSSYGEYLRRALAGNFGAIDKSPIPAYIATPLKNSLILVGLALALIVVLGPLLGMLAIRRDTRRIAPRAQLVLTIGSALPGFFLGSVLIAAILYGSRYLYWGRGTFIPIQGFGLDAHLIIPTITLAVRPVLYVAYITAGLLEHELQQDYARVALGKGLSWPALLWRHALPNIVAPVMVAMGQSLRFLVSGLILVEALFDWRGVGRMFMHTIALSNRLSATHIFLNPELLAFIFVLFGALLLLADFVASIVAHAVDPRLRETEQHPALA